From Girardinichthys multiradiatus isolate DD_20200921_A chromosome 3, DD_fGirMul_XY1, whole genome shotgun sequence, the proteins below share one genomic window:
- the clk2b gene encoding dual specificity protein kinase CLK2b isoform X2, whose product MGNKELFSLLKGFLDCVCLCLSRNDEADAENEQDSKNGHYGSGDILGDRYEILDTLGEGTFGKVMQCLDHSRGGRPIALKIIKNLEKYREAAKLEINVLEKIREKDPENKHNCVQMLDWFNFYGHVCISFELMSLSTFDFLKSNNFLPYPINQIRHMASQICHAVSFLHDNKLTHTDLKPENILFVNSDYSLVYNAEKKRYERRVRDTTVRLIDFGSATFDHEHHSVVVSTRHYRAPEVILDLGWSHQCDVWSIGCILFEYYEGFTLFQTHDNREHLAMMEKIQGPIPQRMIQWSRKCRYFHQGHLDWNECSKAGRSVKSKYKPLKNYLLSHGKEHHQFFDLLERMLEYDPLKRISLPAALNHPFFLLPIQAGRTQAWRNSWDKSK is encoded by the exons ATGGGAAACAAGGAACTGTTTTCTCTCTTGAAGGGTTTTCTGGACTGCGTTTGTCTCTGCCTCTCT AGAAACGATGAGGCTGATGCTGAAAATGAGCAGGACTCTAAAAATGGCCACTATGGAAGTGGGGACATCCTGGGGGACAGAT ATGAGATCCTCGACACTCTGGGAGAGGGGACTTTTGGGAAAGTGATGCAGTGTTTAGACCACAGCAG AGGAGGAAGACCAATAGCTCTGAAGATCATTAAAAACTTGGAGAaatacagagaagcagccaagctGGAAATAAATGTGCTGGAGAAGATTCGGGAGAAAGATCCTGAGAACAAGCA TAACTGTGTGCAGATGCTCGACTGGTTTAACTTCTACGGCCATGTGTGCATCTCCTTTGAGCTGATGTCCCTCAGCACCTTCGACTTTTTGAAATCAAACAACTTCCTGCCTTATCCCATCAACCAGATCCGGCACATGGCGAGCCAGATCTGCCACGCTGTCAGCT TTCTCCATGACAACAAGCTGACTCACACCGACCTGAAGCCTGAGAACATCCTCTTTGTCAACTCTGACTACTCCCTCGTATACAATGCTGAGAAG AAGCGTTATGAAAGGAGGGTAAGAGACACGACGGTGCGGCTGATTGACTTTGGCAGCGCCACCTTCGACCACGAACACCACTCTGTCGTCGTCTCCACTCGTCACTACCGAGCCCCTGAGGTCATACTGG ACTTGGGTTGGAGTCACCAGTGTGATGTTTGGAGCATCGGCTGCATCCTGTTTGAGTACTATGAAGGTTTCACGCTCTTCCAG ACTCATGACAATAGGGAACATCTGGCAATGATGGAGAAAATCCAGGGACCAATTCCTCAAAGAATGATTCAGTGGAGCAG GAAGTGCAGGTATTTCCACCAAGGCCATCTAGACTGGAACGAATGCTCCAAGGCTGGACGTTCTGTTAAATCCAAGTACAAACCATTAAAG AACTACTTGTTGTCACACGGGAAAGAACACCACCAGTTTTTTGATCTCCTGGAGAGGATGCTGGAGTACGACCCCTTGAAGCGGATCTCTCTCCCCGCTGCTCTGAACCACCCCTTCTTCCTGCTGCCCATTCAGGCTGGAAGGACTCAGGCCTGGAGGAACAGCTGGGATAAAAGCAAATGA
- the clk2b gene encoding dual specificity protein kinase CLK2b isoform X1, whose amino-acid sequence MGNKELFSLLKGFLDCVCLCLSQRNDEADAENEQDSKNGHYGSGDILGDRYEILDTLGEGTFGKVMQCLDHSRGGRPIALKIIKNLEKYREAAKLEINVLEKIREKDPENKHNCVQMLDWFNFYGHVCISFELMSLSTFDFLKSNNFLPYPINQIRHMASQICHAVSFLHDNKLTHTDLKPENILFVNSDYSLVYNAEKKRYERRVRDTTVRLIDFGSATFDHEHHSVVVSTRHYRAPEVILDLGWSHQCDVWSIGCILFEYYEGFTLFQTHDNREHLAMMEKIQGPIPQRMIQWSRKCRYFHQGHLDWNECSKAGRSVKSKYKPLKNYLLSHGKEHHQFFDLLERMLEYDPLKRISLPAALNHPFFLLPIQAGRTQAWRNSWDKSK is encoded by the exons ATGGGAAACAAGGAACTGTTTTCTCTCTTGAAGGGTTTTCTGGACTGCGTTTGTCTCTGCCTCTCT CAGAGAAACGATGAGGCTGATGCTGAAAATGAGCAGGACTCTAAAAATGGCCACTATGGAAGTGGGGACATCCTGGGGGACAGAT ATGAGATCCTCGACACTCTGGGAGAGGGGACTTTTGGGAAAGTGATGCAGTGTTTAGACCACAGCAG AGGAGGAAGACCAATAGCTCTGAAGATCATTAAAAACTTGGAGAaatacagagaagcagccaagctGGAAATAAATGTGCTGGAGAAGATTCGGGAGAAAGATCCTGAGAACAAGCA TAACTGTGTGCAGATGCTCGACTGGTTTAACTTCTACGGCCATGTGTGCATCTCCTTTGAGCTGATGTCCCTCAGCACCTTCGACTTTTTGAAATCAAACAACTTCCTGCCTTATCCCATCAACCAGATCCGGCACATGGCGAGCCAGATCTGCCACGCTGTCAGCT TTCTCCATGACAACAAGCTGACTCACACCGACCTGAAGCCTGAGAACATCCTCTTTGTCAACTCTGACTACTCCCTCGTATACAATGCTGAGAAG AAGCGTTATGAAAGGAGGGTAAGAGACACGACGGTGCGGCTGATTGACTTTGGCAGCGCCACCTTCGACCACGAACACCACTCTGTCGTCGTCTCCACTCGTCACTACCGAGCCCCTGAGGTCATACTGG ACTTGGGTTGGAGTCACCAGTGTGATGTTTGGAGCATCGGCTGCATCCTGTTTGAGTACTATGAAGGTTTCACGCTCTTCCAG ACTCATGACAATAGGGAACATCTGGCAATGATGGAGAAAATCCAGGGACCAATTCCTCAAAGAATGATTCAGTGGAGCAG GAAGTGCAGGTATTTCCACCAAGGCCATCTAGACTGGAACGAATGCTCCAAGGCTGGACGTTCTGTTAAATCCAAGTACAAACCATTAAAG AACTACTTGTTGTCACACGGGAAAGAACACCACCAGTTTTTTGATCTCCTGGAGAGGATGCTGGAGTACGACCCCTTGAAGCGGATCTCTCTCCCCGCTGCTCTGAACCACCCCTTCTTCCTGCTGCCCATTCAGGCTGGAAGGACTCAGGCCTGGAGGAACAGCTGGGATAAAAGCAAATGA
- the clk2b gene encoding dual specificity protein kinase CLK2b isoform X3, with protein sequence MWQRNDEADAENEQDSKNGHYGSGDILGDRYEILDTLGEGTFGKVMQCLDHSRGGRPIALKIIKNLEKYREAAKLEINVLEKIREKDPENKHNCVQMLDWFNFYGHVCISFELMSLSTFDFLKSNNFLPYPINQIRHMASQICHAVSFLHDNKLTHTDLKPENILFVNSDYSLVYNAEKKRYERRVRDTTVRLIDFGSATFDHEHHSVVVSTRHYRAPEVILDLGWSHQCDVWSIGCILFEYYEGFTLFQTHDNREHLAMMEKIQGPIPQRMIQWSRKCRYFHQGHLDWNECSKAGRSVKSKYKPLKNYLLSHGKEHHQFFDLLERMLEYDPLKRISLPAALNHPFFLLPIQAGRTQAWRNSWDKSK encoded by the exons ATGTGG CAGAGAAACGATGAGGCTGATGCTGAAAATGAGCAGGACTCTAAAAATGGCCACTATGGAAGTGGGGACATCCTGGGGGACAGAT ATGAGATCCTCGACACTCTGGGAGAGGGGACTTTTGGGAAAGTGATGCAGTGTTTAGACCACAGCAG AGGAGGAAGACCAATAGCTCTGAAGATCATTAAAAACTTGGAGAaatacagagaagcagccaagctGGAAATAAATGTGCTGGAGAAGATTCGGGAGAAAGATCCTGAGAACAAGCA TAACTGTGTGCAGATGCTCGACTGGTTTAACTTCTACGGCCATGTGTGCATCTCCTTTGAGCTGATGTCCCTCAGCACCTTCGACTTTTTGAAATCAAACAACTTCCTGCCTTATCCCATCAACCAGATCCGGCACATGGCGAGCCAGATCTGCCACGCTGTCAGCT TTCTCCATGACAACAAGCTGACTCACACCGACCTGAAGCCTGAGAACATCCTCTTTGTCAACTCTGACTACTCCCTCGTATACAATGCTGAGAAG AAGCGTTATGAAAGGAGGGTAAGAGACACGACGGTGCGGCTGATTGACTTTGGCAGCGCCACCTTCGACCACGAACACCACTCTGTCGTCGTCTCCACTCGTCACTACCGAGCCCCTGAGGTCATACTGG ACTTGGGTTGGAGTCACCAGTGTGATGTTTGGAGCATCGGCTGCATCCTGTTTGAGTACTATGAAGGTTTCACGCTCTTCCAG ACTCATGACAATAGGGAACATCTGGCAATGATGGAGAAAATCCAGGGACCAATTCCTCAAAGAATGATTCAGTGGAGCAG GAAGTGCAGGTATTTCCACCAAGGCCATCTAGACTGGAACGAATGCTCCAAGGCTGGACGTTCTGTTAAATCCAAGTACAAACCATTAAAG AACTACTTGTTGTCACACGGGAAAGAACACCACCAGTTTTTTGATCTCCTGGAGAGGATGCTGGAGTACGACCCCTTGAAGCGGATCTCTCTCCCCGCTGCTCTGAACCACCCCTTCTTCCTGCTGCCCATTCAGGCTGGAAGGACTCAGGCCTGGAGGAACAGCTGGGATAAAAGCAAATGA